The Paraflavitalea devenefica genome contains a region encoding:
- a CDS encoding (2Fe-2S)-binding protein: MLKLNINKKIYELDIDPDTPLLWALRDVIGLVGTKYGCGVAQCGACVVHLNGEAVRSCVTKVSRAAGQQVVTIEGLSENNDHPLQKAWLELDVSQCGYCQAGQIMSAAVLLRENKNPTDKDIDNAMEGNICRCGTYLRIHKAIHLAAEMQRKGSK; this comes from the coding sequence ATGCTCAAATTAAATATCAACAAGAAAATCTACGAACTGGATATTGATCCTGATACGCCATTACTGTGGGCGCTCAGGGATGTAATTGGGTTGGTGGGAACAAAATATGGATGTGGCGTAGCACAATGTGGCGCTTGTGTAGTTCACCTGAACGGTGAAGCCGTTCGCTCCTGTGTTACAAAGGTTAGCAGGGCCGCCGGACAGCAGGTTGTAACAATTGAAGGCTTATCAGAAAACAATGACCATCCATTACAAAAAGCATGGCTGGAATTAGACGTTAGTCAGTGTGGGTATTGCCAGGCGGGCCAGATCATGTCGGCGGCAGTTTTGCTGAGAGAAAACAAGAATCCGACTGATAAAGATATTGACAACGCCATGGAAGGCAACATTTGCCGCTGCGGTACTTACCTGCGCATTCATAAGGCAATTCACCTGGCAGCGGAAATGCAGCGCAAAGGATCGAAGTAA
- a CDS encoding cytochrome c family protein — MEIAPGKKFFIQYTKFIIVITVIVTVVGLSASGFRSNNQFETVRNKNGMMIDSAASVAAFEKVYRVLMSPRCMNCHPSGDIPLQGDDSHLHTMSPVRGKDGKGVYAMKCSNCHQPANSPGLNTPPGNPKWALPPADMKMVFEGKSPRELALQIMDYKRNGHKNKAQLIAHARDTLVKAGWNMGEGRKPPPLSYKEFVAAWDEWINNGGIAPKN, encoded by the coding sequence ATGGAAATTGCACCAGGAAAAAAGTTTTTCATTCAATATACAAAATTCATTATAGTTATAACTGTTATTGTAACCGTGGTTGGGTTGTCGGCAAGCGGGTTTAGAAGCAATAATCAGTTTGAAACAGTAAGGAATAAAAATGGAATGATGATAGATAGCGCTGCATCTGTGGCAGCGTTTGAGAAGGTATACCGGGTTTTAATGAGTCCGCGATGCATGAATTGTCATCCGTCCGGCGATATACCGCTCCAGGGAGATGACAGCCATTTGCATACTATGTCGCCGGTAAGGGGGAAAGACGGAAAAGGTGTATACGCGATGAAATGTTCGAATTGCCATCAACCCGCCAATTCGCCGGGGTTAAACACACCCCCGGGGAATCCAAAATGGGCGCTTCCGCCCGCCGATATGAAAATGGTTTTCGAAGGAAAATCACCCCGTGAACTTGCGTTGCAAATAATGGATTACAAACGAAACGGGCACAAAAATAAAGCGCAATTGATAGCACACGCAAGAGATACCCTGGTAAAGGCCGGATGGAATATGGGCGAGGGCCGCAAACCACCACCACTATCGTATAAGGAATTTGTGGC